CGTATCTGCTCCCGGCTCAGGTTCCGATTCCGAGTCCGGTTTCAGTTCCGGTTCGGAGTCGGGCACCGGCTCCCGTTCAGCTGGATCCTGATCAGTCTCGTCCGCTTCCGGATCCGACCCCGTCGTTGGGTCCTCGGCCATGGGATGGCTTCCGGAGCGGGGGGCAAAAGGATTGCGTGCCCGTCAACCGACGACCGCCCGTTGCTCTCACAGACGTGGGATGTCGGAACCGCCGTCGTCCATCCGGACCTCGAGTTTCTTCGCCCGCGTCGCGAGCGCAAAGAACGTCGGCAAGACGGTGAGGATCACCGCCGCCCAGGCGGCCGCGAGGAACGCGGTCGTCCCGAGATACGGATCGTTGGGAGCTGCGGGGAACCAGGTATGGGTAAAGCCACCGAAGACAGGATAGAAGAAGTCGAACGTGAGATCCACGGTGTACCACGCCAGCGCGACCCCGACCGCCTCCGTCGGGAACTCGGAGATCCGGTGGAGCAGAAACGCCTGCGCGACCATCCCGAGATGGCTCACGAACAGGAACGCGTACATCGGGATCGGATTGATCTGGAGGAACTGGTCGGCAAAGACTGCAAGCACCCACGGGGTCCACAGTCCGAGTTTGATGTTGCCGTAAAACGCCAGCGCGTTGAGGTACTCGTTGCGCCGATCGAGCGCCCACAGCGCGAGCGCCAGCGCGATGAAAAGCGTCGCGAGCGGGCTGTCCGGGACGAACGGCCACCCGGCGATCGGGGTGTTGGAAAGCTGAACGCGGTAGTACCAGAACCCGAAGGCGGTGCCCAGGAGGTTGATCCCGACGATGACCCACACCCACCGAAGCGCGAACGCCTCGAGCCGGTCGGGCAACGGCGCGAGCCAGCGGGGCAGCGACTCGGGCTCCGGCTCCGGTGTCCGGTGACCGCGAGGATCCATACCGGATCCTGTAGTCCGTGCGACAAAGCAGTAGTGGTTCCTGGGCGCACCGCCGGTAGGGATTTACCGCGGCCGGACGGTGTGTGTAGTATGACCGACATTCAGGGGATCGAAGCGGAACTCCGGAGCAACGGGATACACGTCGAATCCATCGACGCGGGCGAGCCCGTCGATCTCACGTACATGACGGCGTTCCCGGGAACGGAAGTCGACCGCGGCGAAGTCGGTCGGGTCTGCACCACCTTCATCGACCTGTACGAGAACGAACGATGGGAGCCCACCCGGATCGACGCGACGGTCGTGCGCTCGGCCGACGACGTGCTGGCGTACTGGCACGCCAACCCCGAGTGGATCGAAGACGTCGCGAGCGGGGAGCTCTCCGAAGTCGAGTTTTCGGCGCTGGTCGTCGAGACGATCACCTACCCCGAGTCGTCGGGAACGAACCGGGAGGAACGCGAGGCAAACGACGAAAACGACGCAAACGACACAACAGACGGAGGAGAGCCGTGACCAGGCGACGACCGATCAATCGGAGCCAGCGATCGCTTCGCCGTCCGGCCAGGGAGCGGTACGCGGTCCGGCAGGTCGGGTTCGACAGCGACGGAACCCGGGCCCGAGGGTCGCTGTACCTCCCCGACCGCACCGACACGGCGCCGGTCGTCGTCATGGCGCCGGGGCTGGGTGCCGAACGGTCGTTCGGTTATCCCGCCGTCGCCGAGCGGTTCGCGGAGGCGGGCTATGCCGCGTTCCTGTTCGATTACCGCCACCACGGGGAAAGCGACGGTCGCCCCAGACGGCTGGTGTCCACGTCGAAACAACTCGCCGACTACGACGCCGCGATCGATCGCGTCCGCAGGATCGACGAACTGGACGCCGGCAGGATCGCCGTCTGGGGCCACTCGCTTTCGGGTGGACACGCGCTGGTTACCGCCGCCGACCGCAGCGACGTCCGGGCAGCCGTGACGATCGCACCGTTCACCGACGGGCGGATCTTCCTCCGGACGCGGTCGATTAAATACCTCGCCCGCGCGACGGCGCTCGGCGCGCGTGACGCGCTCGGCGGACTCCGCGATCGGCTGGTTCGACGGATCCCCGGGGGAAACGGCGCCGACGAGAGGGAATCACGCCGAGCACGACGGGTGCCGATCGTCGGTGACACCGATCGGACGGCGGTGATCTCGGAGCCGGGAACGAGGCGGGCGTACCTGGATCTGGTGGATCGACACTCCGAGTGGGAGAACGCGACGCCTGCGCGGTGCCTGCTCGATCTCGTCCGATACCGGCCGATCGAGCGGTTCGAGGACGTCGACGTCGACGCGTTCGTGTTCGTTCCCGAAGACGATCGGATCCTCCCGCCTGCCCGGATGACCGCGGCCGTCGAGAACCTCGACCGGGCGACCGTGGTTCGCGCGCCGGCGGATCACTTCAGCGTCCTGGCCGGGGACTTCGAGGAGACCGTCGCCTACCAGCTCGCGTTTCTGAACCGGGCCGTCGGAAAACCAGAACGTTCACGGTGAGCGTTTCGGAGGCTCCCGTTCCGGAAACCTCCATTCTGCAAACTACCGTTCCGCAAGCGGCGGATACGACCGGTCGAGTTCGCCGACGTACCGTGCCCGCGGGCGGATCAGTCGGTTGTCCTCGTACTGTTCGAGCACGTGAGCGATCCAGCCGCCGACCCGTGAGATCGCGAAGATCGGGGTGTACAGGTCGATCGGGATCCCCATCTGGTAGTACGTCGTCGCCGAGTAGAAGTCGACGTTCGGCGGGATCCCCTTCTGTTCGGCCATGTACTCCTCGATCGCGACGCTCATCTCGTACCACCTGGTGTCGCCTGCCGCCTCGCCGAGTTCCTCGCTTTTCCCCCCGAGGATCTTCGCCCGCGGATCCTTCACGTCGTACACACGGTGACCAAACCCGGCGACCCGCTCCCCGCGGTCGAGCGCGTCATCGACCCAGTCAACCGGATTCATAGCAGAGTCGTCGACCTCTTTCAACATCCGCATCACGTTGGCGTTCGCACCACCGTGAAGGCTCCCCGACAGCGTCCCGATCGCCGATGTCACTGCGGCGTGAATGTCAGCGAGCGTGGAGGCGGTCACCATCGCCGAGAACGTCGAGGCGTTGAGGCCGTGATCCGCGTGCAACACCAGTGCCATGTCGAACGTCTCCGATAGCACCGCGTCGGGAACCTCGCCGTTGAGCATGTACAGGAAGTTCTCGGCGTGATCCATCTCCGGATCGGGGTCGACCGGCCCGTCGCCGTCCCGGAGCCGCTTGAACGCCGCAAGCGCCGTCGGCATCTTCGCGGTGATCCGCTTGCCCTTCCGGAGGTTCGCCTCGAGGTCGGTCACCGCCGTTTCGTCCGCGTCTTCGTCAGCTGCCGAAAGTGACGACGTTATCGTCCGGAGCGCAGCCATCGGCTCCTCCCGCTGGTCGGCAAGCTCGCGAACGACGTCCATCGTCCCCGGCGCGAGGGAACGCTGGGTGGCCATCTCATCGGAGAACCGTTCGAGCTGTGCGGTTGTAGGTAATTCGCCGTGCCACAGGAGATACAGCACCTCTTCGTAGCTCGCCTCCCGCGCGAGATCCTCGATCGCGTAGCCCCGATAGACGAGTTTCCCGGCCTCGCCATCGATGTAGCTCAGCTCCGACTCCGCGACGAGGACGCCTTCCAGCCCCGGTCGTAACTCCTCGGACATGACGTAGAGATTCACAGACAGGGGGAAAAACATTGCCGTTGGACAGCCGATTCAACGGCTCGTCAAAGCTGTTTTCGTCGATCGACGAACAAAGTAAGAGCGTGAGAGAACCGCTGGCTGGAGGGCGGCTATCGCGAGAACTCGATGGCCGCACCCTGGCCGAAGCCCACACACAGCGTCGCCAGCCCCCGGTCAGCGTCGCGTTTCAGCATCTCGTGGATGAGGGTCACAGGCAGGCGCGCCCCGGAGGCGCCTAACGGATGTCCGATTGCGATCGCTCCGCCGTTGACGTTGAACTTTGCTTCGTCGATCCCGAGTTCGCGCCGGGAGTACTCACACTGGGAGGCGAACGCTTCGTTGAGTTCGACCAGGTCGTAGTCGTCGATCTCCCGTCCCGCGCGCTCGAGCAGGTTTCTGGTGGCGGGAACTGGACCGATACCCATCACGGTCGGATCGACGCCGGCGACGGCATTGCTGCCGATCTCGGCGAGGACGTCGAGGCCGTGGTCCTCGGCGAAGGCGCGGCTGGTCACCAGAAGCGACGCCGCGCCGTCGGAGATCTGCGAGGAGTTGGCCGCCGTGACGGTGCCGTCGCCCGTAAACGCCGGCGGAAGCTCCGAAATCGTCTCGACGTCGGTGTCCGGGCGGATCCCCTCGTCCTCGTCGATCAGGCCGTCGTCGGTCTCGACGGGGACGATCTCGTCGTCGAACCGCCCGGATTCGGTCGCCTCCGCCGCGCGGTGGTGGCTGCGAACCGCGTACTCGTCTTGCGCCTCCCGGCTCACGCCGTACTCCTCGGCGACTTTCTCTGCGGTCATCCCCATCTGGAGCTGGAACACGTTGTATTTGTTCGACAGCTCCGGGTGGAGATGCTGGTAGGAGTCGCCGTCCATCGGGACCCGAGTCATGTTCTCGGCGCCGCCGACGAGCACGCAGTCGCGGTTGCCCGCGCCGATCGCATCGCCCGCGCTGACGATCGCCTGCATCG
The Halalkaliarchaeum desulfuricum DNA segment above includes these coding regions:
- a CDS encoding DUF1405 domain-containing protein, whose translation is MDPRGHRTPEPEPESLPRWLAPLPDRLEAFALRWVWVIVGINLLGTAFGFWYYRVQLSNTPIAGWPFVPDSPLATLFIALALALWALDRRNEYLNALAFYGNIKLGLWTPWVLAVFADQFLQINPIPMYAFLFVSHLGMVAQAFLLHRISEFPTEAVGVALAWYTVDLTFDFFYPVFGGFTHTWFPAAPNDPYLGTTAFLAAAWAAVILTVLPTFFALATRAKKLEVRMDDGGSDIPRL
- a CDS encoding alpha/beta hydrolase; translated protein: MTRRRPINRSQRSLRRPARERYAVRQVGFDSDGTRARGSLYLPDRTDTAPVVVMAPGLGAERSFGYPAVAERFAEAGYAAFLFDYRHHGESDGRPRRLVSTSKQLADYDAAIDRVRRIDELDAGRIAVWGHSLSGGHALVTAADRSDVRAAVTIAPFTDGRIFLRTRSIKYLARATALGARDALGGLRDRLVRRIPGGNGADERESRRARRVPIVGDTDRTAVISEPGTRRAYLDLVDRHSEWENATPARCLLDLVRYRPIERFEDVDVDAFVFVPEDDRILPPARMTAAVENLDRATVVRAPADHFSVLAGDFEETVAYQLAFLNRAVGKPERSR
- the citZ gene encoding citrate synthase: MSEELRPGLEGVLVAESELSYIDGEAGKLVYRGYAIEDLAREASYEEVLYLLWHGELPTTAQLERFSDEMATQRSLAPGTMDVVRELADQREEPMAALRTITSSLSAADEDADETAVTDLEANLRKGKRITAKMPTALAAFKRLRDGDGPVDPDPEMDHAENFLYMLNGEVPDAVLSETFDMALVLHADHGLNASTFSAMVTASTLADIHAAVTSAIGTLSGSLHGGANANVMRMLKEVDDSAMNPVDWVDDALDRGERVAGFGHRVYDVKDPRAKILGGKSEELGEAAGDTRWYEMSVAIEEYMAEQKGIPPNVDFYSATTYYQMGIPIDLYTPIFAISRVGGWIAHVLEQYEDNRLIRPRARYVGELDRSYPPLAER
- a CDS encoding thiolase family protein translates to MSDDTTPVVAAAYRTPQGREDGVFAETRTEDLSVTLIDHVLAETGLSADQIDDLMWGIAQQRKEQDNNVARVIALLSELGEGTPATTINRWCASSMQAIVSAGDAIGAGNRDCVLVGGAENMTRVPMDGDSYQHLHPELSNKYNVFQLQMGMTAEKVAEEYGVSREAQDEYAVRSHHRAAEATESGRFDDEIVPVETDDGLIDEDEGIRPDTDVETISELPPAFTGDGTVTAANSSQISDGAASLLVTSRAFAEDHGLDVLAEIGSNAVAGVDPTVMGIGPVPATRNLLERAGREIDDYDLVELNEAFASQCEYSRRELGIDEAKFNVNGGAIAIGHPLGASGARLPVTLIHEMLKRDADRGLATLCVGFGQGAAIEFSR